The uncultured Carboxylicivirga sp. genomic interval TTTGCCTCCGCTACGCTCTAGCCCGGTCTAGCGTCACCCCGGTGGCATACGTCTCGGGTGTCATGTTTTTTGCTTGGTTCCCTTTTTATTATTCATATTAGAAACTATTGGTCTTATAAGAATAGCGCACAGGCACATCAAACAATTGAAAATCGGCTAATCATACTTCTGCCTTCTGCCTGATAACTTTTGCCTTAAAAGCAAAAATACACGCCACCCATTCCTTTGCCATATGCCGTCCACCGTTCCGTACGTCACTCTCAGTCCGCCACCCTTGCTCCACTCGCAGGCGGCTCGCGATGCTCGTCAGGTTCATGCAACCCGCCCCGACCCATCGGGGCTCATTGCCTTCACCTTCCGGCCGTTTAGCCGCAGGCGCTTGTACCTCTGTGTAAACTATCAAGTGTAATGTAGCTATATGATTATTTTGTTTACATTTAAACCTAATTTAACGTTTAATTAATTTATTCGCCTATAAATAATTCGTAACGTTATTTGTGCATTTAATCAGACAGTTGATTAAGACATTTCAACTATGACGTTTTGCAACTAGTTGTGGTGCATTACCAACATAAATTAAGCTAGAAAATTATGATTGAAAACAACCTGTTATATATTATTGGCAATGGATTCGATAGATATCATGATTTCGCAACTTCTTATTGTGATTTTGAAAACTTCATGAAAGATTGGTCAAGAGAGATGTATTACGAAATACATGAATACTGGAATTTTAATGTAAGGGATGGTAAATGGTGCGACTTTGAAAAAGATTTATCTTCATACAATAGCAGTAAAATGTATATAGATTGTGCCAAGGGTAAAAAGAAATCTGAAGATATAGCTCATGAATGTTCATTCATAACAGAACAAATCTATAATGGGATAACCAAATGCTTCTTGGAATGGGTAAAAAGCATACAGCTTAATCCCAAGACTAAACAGGTACAACTGAACCAAAATGCTCAATACATCAACTTCAACTACACTAGAACACTTCAAGATATATACGAAATCCCTGAAAATTCAATTTGGCATATACATGGCTCTAGCCTTGATAAAGAAGTGATTTTTGGTCATAAAGTCAAACAAGAAATTGAATACAACTACAGTGATGATACAGGCATGCCATCAACAGAAGAAGAATGGGATGAAGACGCCAGACGTTTTGCTAAGTTGCTACATACTAAATTCAGGAAGCAAACCGAACAAGTAATAAGTAAAAATAGAACACAATTCCTGCGCTACCAAGATTTAGAAACTATTTATGTTCTTGGTCATTCACTTTCTGATGTTGATTTGCCATACTTTGAAATGATACAAAAGAAAAATAAACAGGCAAGATGGTGTGTTTCATGCTATAATTATTCTGAGCAAGAGTATTTATGTTCTCAATTAAAAAAAGTTGGAGTACAAAAATCTCAAATTAAGATGCTTAAATTGGATGATTTAGATGCATCAACAAAAATAACGACACCACAACAATAAATAAATATACCTAATGCGGGGCGAAGTGGTAAATTTAAACTTTTGTACATTTAATAAAAGTTATTTGGGTTTGATAGTGATGAGCTTTAAAAACCTGCACTCCACATATTATGCCATTATCGCTTAATTGATTGCTTAAAAAATTTTAAAAGTCAGGGCTGAATGCTGCCAAAAGACTACGGCATAAACCGCTACGCTATTTATTCCGTTTCCTTTTGTCCGCTTCACCCCTTCCGTTTTTTTGTGGTTTAAGCATTCAAATAAGCCTCTCCTGCACTTACCTTGAAGAATATACAATTGAGAAGATTAAAACAATTCTCGGACTATGGACTTTCGGACTTAGAGCTATCAACTTACAATCCTCGGTCATCCCTCTTCCGTCTTCTGTCTTCTATCTTCCGTCTTGTACATCTTCATCAACACATCAATCAATTGACAATCGATCAATCATCACTTTTTACTTTTGAATTTTACCTTGACTACTCCCACATCTCACTCACCACTACCGCCTCAATTCTTTCTTCCACATCCTTGGGTAAATCCGTAAAAAAGTCCAAACCGGTTTTTCGTTCTATTTCATTTACCGACACTGCATATTTCAAATGATCCTTGTCTTTTCGCTCCGTATCCTGAGGATAGATAAAAGCCATGACTAGCGGATCTGTTTGACCATCTTCTTCTCTTACTACTATTTTAAAAAAAGCGTCTGGTACAGCAACCGGTAACTCACCTTTTTCCTCTTCTCCAATATAAGATGACGGTGTTTTATCAGTAATCACCGGTCCACATATTACCCATATCTGCCCGTACTTATCAGCCCAATCAATGGTTTTATACTCCATATCCAGCCAGATTCCCGCATTGTTATGCTCCCTTTGCGGACAAGCATTCAGCATCGTATGAGTATTCCAATCCGCATTTTCACCCAAACGCCAGGCAATTAACTTCATACACATGTGGCCGCGGGCATACCAGTTCGGATGCTCCTTCCTGAAGTCACTACTGTACTTATAGCTATCATCATTCGCACAAATACCTTGCTCATACAAATCTTTATCGGTAATCCATTTCGATGGTCTTTTCGGACCCTTACCCGGATCATCCATCGCTTTCATCTCATACGATACCCATTCCGGTATTCGCCAATAATCGGCTACTCCGTCACCATTATCATCATCACTACCATCAAACGAAACCGTATAGGCTCTGAACTGTCTGAGTATATCCTTGGGTTGTGTATTGTATTTATCATGGTTATAATCCGGATGC includes:
- a CDS encoding bacteriophage abortive infection AbiH family protein, which encodes MIENNLLYIIGNGFDRYHDFATSYCDFENFMKDWSREMYYEIHEYWNFNVRDGKWCDFEKDLSSYNSSKMYIDCAKGKKKSEDIAHECSFITEQIYNGITKCFLEWVKSIQLNPKTKQVQLNQNAQYINFNYTRTLQDIYEIPENSIWHIHGSSLDKEVIFGHKVKQEIEYNYSDDTGMPSTEEEWDEDARRFAKLLHTKFRKQTEQVISKNRTQFLRYQDLETIYVLGHSLSDVDLPYFEMIQKKNKQARWCVSCYNYSEQEYLCSQLKKVGVQKSQIKMLKLDDLDASTKITTPQQ
- a CDS encoding DNA/RNA non-specific endonuclease, with translation MSTSKFFLSIILFIAAINISAQQLKLIELHPDYNHDKYNTQPKDILRQFRAYTVSFDGSDDDNGDGVADYWRIPEWVSYEMKAMDDPGKGPKRPSKWITDKDLYEQGICANDDSYKYSSDFRKEHPNWYARGHMCMKLIAWRLGENADWNTHTMLNACPQREHNNAGIWLDMEYKTIDWADKYGQIWVICGPVITDKTPSSYIGEEEKGELPVAVPDAFFKIVVREEDGQTDPLVMAFIYPQDTERKDKDHLKYAVSVNEIERKTGLDFFTDLPKDVEERIEAVVVSEMWE